The following are encoded together in the Choristoneura fumiferana chromosome 4, NRCan_CFum_1, whole genome shotgun sequence genome:
- the elB gene encoding zinc finger protein elbow B has product MLTSSNQYLRPDYLSPLPTTLDAKKSPLALLAQTCSAIGADTPNPKLISAAEKASKKYDDKPPAHVDNKPSFKPYESCLTAREKTRTPEDRASSVNAHSKTPLSSKGSASTTPVQARCGSNQSSSSQRTSPPTHHKTPSEKSDERSSPLQGSPNPTKSNSDSTSNSSVSKLPYTPTSLSSSDTKEPSSFKPSVPVSSSSFLGGLPPSGFPLPMDLMTSSLMAAQHHALKNGLNPYLAYARMKAPGGDLGVCRDPYCTGCSLSSHLFKSAVCPAGCSQCDHAKTPFSLPASHPAAAAYAHAQLAALAAASQLPFVCSWMAGDSAYCGKRFSTSEELLQHLRSHTASGDAGPSLSMLSAAHPLLQRTYPTPPLSPLTPRFHPYSKPSHLVSSPPLFSLPPHPSLAAYFPSYPLFGPRPLHP; this is encoded by the exons ATGCTCACCTCAAGCAACCAATATTTGCGGCCGGATTACCTGTCGCCGCTGCCGACTACG CTCGACGCCAAAAAGAGCCCGCTGGCGCTTCTCGCGCAGACCTGCAGCGCCATCGGCGCCGACACGCCCAACCCTAAGCTCATCTCTGCCGCGGAGAAAGCCAGCAAGAAATACGACGACAAGCCTCCGGCGCACGTCGACAACAAGCCCAGCTTCAAGCCTTACGAATCGTGCCTCACAGCGAGAGAAAAGACTAGAACGCCCGAGGACCGCGCGTCATCCGTAAACGCGCATTCGAAGACTCCGCTCTCATCCAAAGGCAGTGCGTCCACCACTCCCGTACAGGCGCGCTGCGGCagcaaccagagttcatcctcgcAAAGAACCTCGCCGCCCACTCATCACAAAACCCCTTCGGAAAAATCCGATGAGAGGTCCAGCCCGCTCCAAGGGTCACCGAATCCGACCAAATCGAATTCAGATTCTACCAGCAATTCCTCTGTATCTAAGTTACCCTACACACCGACCAGCCTTTCGTCCAGTGACACCAAAGAACCATCGAGCTTCAAACCGAGCGTACCTGTTTCATCATCGTCATTTCTGGGAGGCCTGCCTCCGTCAGGCTTCCCTCTGCCCATGGATTTAATGACCAGCAGTCTGATGGCCGCCCAACATCACGCACTGAAGAACGGATTGAATCCTTACCTGGCATACGCGAGAATGAAAGCGCCGGGTGGTGATTTAGGGGTGTGCAGAGATCCATACTGCACGGGCTGTTCATTGAGTTCTCATTTGTTTAAATCAGCGGTGTGCCCAGCGGGTTGTTCGCAGTGCGACCACGCGAAGACGCCTTTCTCACTGCCAGCGAGTCATCCAGCAGCTGCGGCATACGCGCATGCTCAGCTGGCCGCGCTGGCCGCCGCCTCGCAGCTGCCGTTCGTATGTTCGTGGATGGCTGGGGATTCAGCTTACTGTGGCAAACGGTTCTCTACGTCCGAGGAGTTGCTGCAGCACTTGCGTTCACACACGGCCAGTGGGGACGCGGGCCCCAGCCTGTCGATGCTGAGCGCGGCGCACCCGCTGCTCCAGCGGACGTACCCCACCCCGCCGCTGTCGCCGCTGACGCCGCGCTTCCACCCGTACAGTAAGCCGTCTCACTTGGTGTCATCGCCGCCGCTGTTCTCGCTGCCGCCGCACCCGTCGCTCGCCGCCTATTTCCCGTCGTACCCGCTGTTCGGGCCACGGCCGCTGCACCCGTGA